Proteins encoded by one window of Kribbella flavida DSM 17836:
- the glgX gene encoding glycogen debranching protein GlgX, whose translation MQKWPGRPYPLGATYDGSGTNFALFSEVAEQVDLALIADDGTEQLVQLTEVDGFVWHAYLPSVQPGQRYGFRVHGPYDPVNGHRCNPSKLLLDPYARAIDGQVDGDESLFSYRFAKPDELNTMDNREHTMLSVVTNPYFDWGNDRPPGHPYHQTVIYEAHVKGLTKTHPALPEEIRGTYAGIAHPAVIEHLKELGVTAIELMPVHQFAQDGHLADRGLSNYWGYNTIGFFAPHNAYSSIGTRGQQVTEFKTMVQALHEANIEVILDVVYNHTAEGNEMGPTLSFKGIDNAAYYRLVDEDKRHYYDTTGTGNSLLMRHPHVLQLIMDSLRYWVTEMHVDGFRFDLAATLARQFHEVDRLSAFFDLVQQDPVVSQVKLIAEPWDVGDGGYQVGNFPPLWTEWNGKYRDTVRDFWRGEKYTLAEFASRLTGSSDLYQDDSRRPIASINFVTAHDGFTLRDLVSYNDKHNDANGEGGNDGESHNRSWNCGVEGETDDAAVLALRARQQRNFLTTLLISQGVPMLAHGDELGRTQSGNNNVYCQDNELAWVDWELADEQKDLLEFTRTLVRLRHEHPVLRRRRFFHGDTGVDGLGDLVWFTPKGTEMQDADWTRDDARAVAVFLNGDAISEPDPRGEPVVDDSFLILLNSHHQPLDFLLPSEKYGEAWTVVVDTADPTGAANDEQHAAGSTITIEARGTLVLTRPRDSE comes from the coding sequence GTGCAGAAATGGCCTGGTCGTCCCTATCCCCTCGGAGCCACGTACGACGGCTCCGGTACGAACTTCGCGCTGTTCTCGGAGGTTGCCGAACAAGTTGACCTGGCACTGATCGCGGACGACGGGACCGAGCAACTGGTCCAGCTGACCGAGGTGGACGGGTTCGTGTGGCACGCCTACCTGCCGTCGGTCCAGCCGGGCCAGCGCTACGGGTTCCGGGTGCACGGTCCGTACGACCCGGTCAACGGGCACCGGTGCAACCCGTCGAAGCTGCTGCTCGACCCGTACGCGCGGGCCATCGACGGCCAGGTCGACGGTGACGAGTCGCTGTTCAGCTACCGGTTCGCCAAGCCCGACGAGCTGAACACGATGGACAACCGCGAGCACACCATGCTCTCGGTGGTCACCAACCCGTACTTCGACTGGGGCAACGACCGGCCGCCGGGTCACCCGTACCACCAGACGGTGATCTACGAGGCCCACGTCAAGGGGCTGACCAAGACCCACCCGGCGCTGCCGGAGGAGATCCGCGGCACCTACGCGGGCATCGCCCACCCGGCGGTCATCGAGCACCTCAAGGAGCTCGGGGTGACCGCGATCGAGCTGATGCCGGTGCACCAGTTCGCCCAGGACGGGCACCTGGCCGACCGTGGGCTGTCGAACTACTGGGGCTACAACACCATCGGCTTCTTCGCCCCGCACAACGCGTACAGCTCGATCGGCACCCGCGGCCAGCAGGTGACCGAGTTCAAGACGATGGTCCAGGCGCTGCACGAGGCGAACATCGAGGTGATCCTCGACGTGGTCTACAACCACACCGCCGAGGGCAACGAGATGGGCCCGACGCTGTCGTTCAAGGGCATCGACAACGCGGCGTACTACCGGCTGGTGGACGAGGACAAGCGGCACTACTACGACACCACCGGGACCGGCAACAGCCTGCTGATGCGGCACCCGCACGTGCTGCAGCTGATCATGGACTCGCTGCGCTACTGGGTCACCGAGATGCACGTGGACGGGTTCCGGTTCGACCTGGCGGCCACGCTGGCCCGGCAGTTCCACGAGGTGGACCGGCTGTCGGCGTTCTTCGACCTGGTCCAGCAGGACCCGGTGGTCAGCCAGGTCAAGCTGATCGCCGAGCCGTGGGACGTCGGCGACGGCGGCTACCAGGTCGGCAACTTCCCGCCGCTGTGGACGGAGTGGAACGGCAAGTACCGCGACACCGTGCGCGATTTCTGGCGGGGTGAGAAGTACACGCTGGCCGAGTTCGCCTCCCGGCTCACCGGCTCGTCCGACCTCTACCAGGACGACAGCCGGCGGCCGATCGCCAGCATCAACTTCGTCACCGCGCACGACGGCTTCACGCTGCGTGACCTGGTGTCGTACAACGACAAGCACAACGACGCCAACGGCGAGGGCGGCAACGACGGCGAGAGCCACAACCGGTCCTGGAACTGCGGCGTCGAGGGCGAGACCGACGACGCGGCGGTGCTCGCGCTGCGGGCCCGGCAGCAGCGCAACTTCCTCACCACGCTGCTGATTTCCCAGGGCGTCCCGATGCTCGCGCACGGCGACGAGCTGGGCCGGACGCAGAGCGGCAACAACAACGTCTACTGCCAGGACAACGAGCTCGCCTGGGTGGACTGGGAGCTCGCCGACGAGCAGAAGGACCTGCTGGAGTTCACCCGGACGCTGGTCCGGCTGCGCCACGAGCACCCGGTGCTGCGGCGGCGCCGGTTCTTCCACGGCGACACCGGGGTCGACGGCCTGGGCGACCTGGTCTGGTTCACGCCGAAGGGCACCGAGATGCAGGACGCCGACTGGACCCGCGACGACGCCCGGGCGGTGGCGGTGTTCCTCAACGGCGACGCCATCTCCGAGCCGGACCCGCGCGGTGAGCCGGTGGTGGACGACTCGTTCCTGATCCTGCTGAACAGCCACCACCAGCCGCTGGACTTCCTGCTGCCGTCGGAGAAGTACGGCGAGGCCTGGACCGTGGTGGTGGACACCGCCGACCCGACCGGCGCCGCCAACGACGAGCAGCACGCCGCCGGCAGCACGATCACCATCGAGGCCCGCGGCACCCTGGTCCTGACCCGCCCCCGGGACTCCGAGTGA